A region of Peromyscus maniculatus bairdii isolate BWxNUB_F1_BW_parent chromosome 7, HU_Pman_BW_mat_3.1, whole genome shotgun sequence DNA encodes the following proteins:
- the Exph5 gene encoding exophilin-5 isoform X4, with product MREESGVPPPWDSSPLESEFFQVLDDLDSKLAQEQSSGSVNTRVPFSYGSRTPFQHSPSSRNRHGHTTGRHQNYHSETSNMSIYDILRPGTPREGFKTFSPRTKTIYDMYRTREPRALKEDSMHKNTFGSTSLCFDGRQRSASPATGRFTARSLHFPAATQNKNSFTPVRHQQSPKRTPLSSIMWNRSDSSRHRQNREESLGAPSPMDIDPADQYVAPKCFQESRRYELYHSQSAYQSIPLNAPMDNAMSPDTLENSENMPFYHQNNPFARSFFSSTFRQSREQRFGQNSFWSQQKEHSFWSDLHQSRKTLPSDRDFEMISVEANRVPSVYNHGVPSQHWRPHSLDCGTYVFRGQEDPHCWRADLQTSPLESMDTSHVNENEFPPHFVTPDGFSMTSSSCHIQSSGLNYQQGHCPVDTAVDEEPRLCGKAHTLVSSFRTSFPLILDDRRASQSPSFQNSPVTLEKIIPNKPASLLIRNCTEVTVAGSHPTESLSLTETQPNTPVTEMNSEKDMNESVSGNEQLNKVGQKNKASGLPPPISQTVIANDLPDYQKAHSQHSTQNDRFGSNESATVSARRSPRVFSRKDTSQTLTPQRDKASQLKEIKGFPGSRKDDSSASLPFIREPGTLPSLPSPSQGCHQKTGSNEEGSSIIKNNHWCFESTATPKAESPGEAAIVDLERQQCPSTHSTNGSKHSVSQDSGDVPSGVPQDSLPLSDSFLDALLIPSTTMFSRRLSDQDPSQEGREEKDKATRNQNIQLAVSSTDNQESRDGPALLHDAVHCHPYSPFRNGRGKGRVRRHVSCIEKLTKMETRASPTSEGSSLPEDQSSVKAPELSTVYCTLPRKPASFLIHGRQQENKKMAASVRNGPLPFQIKNKVDALTGKSTSDKPSSPKSLSDASTSITGMPEATKKMTDMRAIRSASVRKGPLPFLIKRAISCPSGEPCTLAGSDERGKSPVLDMDASAVMPRPWGRIFSSLEDNSSFRESTFTERHNQKELAHEPTGKLDEMPAPRKSSSTLSNKSPQPLRADASGKESGKALHKFKTTSMFSVSGDEENVKCLEVVSIYYTLPRKPSKKFCSLLQQYAQGTDSLRDAFHGETKAFPNAFESDEVDCPAQVQSGIPPPQDLKMQVDSAACCHPHSPENKAVSQLPKEAASESTLEEMASVGPDVSLQKGDPKTKELSPGSLAKTNTDDSLRRKKRGGKLPRQILQSPSLPQGKSVGAENTENQQQPSKGGAGGPPGLPAHSEGNVENSGACAGGTATVSTGNGRYLWRDHMAVVVDESSSGSQPREARGTTGSGCPNLADKTLSDSEPAFAVTPALHKLQLAEDTQSGRADLRSEPRRPGSQETNTEEMRKVKDETQKLAWDQTLLPGGNNENKTNTGELEAKENRYSGKHRLAAMSKASRKIPAKDLSPRRHIATLFSQSESKSGFRGLSLCRSEDSPLSPEPTVKSTEPPDESSLMNVDKSETPLQATAVANPEPPCQSCSQRSANISQPHQSESNTVLGTPSKSEDLGESGAPPRLTLTSPVEKSAIHQQRLSPPSPPESVQKSTINPSHGQLRHWSAPSPESEPEPHLYRSKSLKNFSVHGDRLCTSHPPKARGRHFSENTSIDSALSQLSLDDDDSSHNSAYSRRFKSFSELPASDESESWALCNNRTRLGPKSTSSISRPIDYGIFGKEQQLAFLENVKRSLTQGRLWKPSFLKNPGFLKDDVLNASNPSQSEPVNPGGRSPEDGLFPSEPLNIYEDDPVDSDRDTDTTTDDEYYLDENDKESEL from the exons ATGAGGGAGGAGAGTGGCGTGCCTCCGCCCTGGGACTCTTCCCCGCTGGAAAGTGAGTTCTTCCAAG TTTTAGATGATTTGGACAGCAAGCTGGCTCAGGAACAATCTTCAGGCTCGGTAAACACCAGAGTGCCATTCAGCTACGGATCAAGAACACCGTTCCAACATTCTCCCTCGAGTAGGAACAGGCATGGTCATACCAcaggaaggcaccaaaactaccacAGTGAAACTTCCAACATGTCCATCTATGACATCCTGAGACCAGGAACTCCTAGAGAAGGCTTTAAAACCTTTTCTCCCAGGACAAAGACAATTTACGATATGTACAGGACCAGGGAGCCCAGAGCCTTAAAAGAGGACTCCATGCACAAGAATACGTTTGGCAGCACATCCTTGTGCTTCGACGGCCGGCAGCGATCAGCCTCACCAGCCACAGGGCGTTTTACTGCAAGGAGTTTACACTTTCCAGCCGCTACTCAAAACAAGAATAGTTTTACACCAGTAAGGCACCAGCAAAGCCCCAAAAGAACTCCTTTATCATCCATCATGTGGAATAGGTCAGATTCTTCCAGACATAGGCAGAATCGGGAAGAATCACTGGGGGCACCATCACCAATGGACATTGACCCTGCTGATCAGTATGTGGCTCCTAAGTGTTTTCAGGAGAGTAGGAGGTATGAGTTGTACCATTCACAGAGTGCTTACCAAAGCATCCCTTTAAATGCCCCCATGGACAATGCAATGAGTCCTGACACACTGGAGAACTCAGAGAATATGCCATTCTACCATCAGAATAACCCATTTGCAAGGTCTTTCTTTAGCAGTACCTTCagacagagcagagaacagagatTTGGACAGAATTCCTTTTGGAGCCAACAGAAAGAGCATTCTTTCTGGTCTGACTTACACCAGAGCAGGAAGACATTGCCTTCTGACAGGGACTTTGAAATGATTTCTGTTGAAGCAAATAGGGTACCATCTGTTTATAACCATGGTGTCCCTTCTCAACACTGGAGGCCACATTCTCTGGACTGTGGAACATATGTTTTCAGAGGTCAAGAGGATCCACATTGCTGGCGAGCTGATCTTCAAACATCCCCACTGGAGAGCATGGACACATCACATGTCAATGAGAACGAATTTCCACCCCACTTTGTCACACCAGATGGTTTTTCCATGACTAGCTCAAGCTGCCACATCCAATCTTCTGGGTTGAACTATCAGCAGGGCCACTGTCCTGTAGACACAGCTGTAGATGAGGAGCCTCGTCTGTGTGGCAAGGCTCACACTCTAGTATCCTCATTCAGAACTTCCTTCCCCCTGATTCTTGATGACAGAAGGGCTTCTCAGAGTCCCAGCTTCCAGAACTCCCCAGTTACTTTGGAGAAAATAATCCCTAATAAACCAGCTTCTCTTCTAATAAGAAACTGTACAGAAGTAACTGTGGCAGGTAGCCATCCCACTGAATCACTGTCTCTTACTGAAACCCAGCCCAACACCCCAGTCACAGAAATGAACAGTGAGAAAGACATGAATGAATCTGTTTCAGGAAATGAACAGCTAAACAAGGTGGGCCAGAAAAACAAGGCAAGTGGGTTACCCCCACCTATTTCACAGACAGTGATCGCTAATGATTTACCTGATTATCAAAAGGCCCACTCCCAACACTCAACCCAAAATGACAGGTTTGGCTCTAATGAATCTGCCACAGTAAGTGCCAGAAGGTCACCCAGGGTCTTTTCCAGGAAAGACACTTCCCAAACACTGACACCACAAAGAGATAAAGCTAGCCAACTGAAGGAAATTAAAGGTTTTCCTGGGAGCAGGAAAGATGACTCCTCAGCCTCCCTTCCTTTCATCCGAGAACCTGGAACGCTGCCATCTCTTCCCAGCCCAAGTCAAGGTTGTcaccagaaaacaggaagtaatgAAGAGGGTTCAAGCATCATTAAAAATAACCACTGGTGCTTTGAATCCACTGCTACCCCAAAAGCAGAGTCTCCAGGGGAGGCTGCTATTGTAGACCTCGAGCGACAACAATGTCCTTCCACCCATTCTACCAACGGCAGCAAGCACAGTGTCTCGCAGGACTCTGGAGATGTGCCATCAGGTGTGCCCCAAGATTCCTTACCGCTGAGTGATTCTTTCCTTGATGCCCTTTTGATACCTTCTACTACCATGTTCTCCAGGAGGCTTTCAGACCAAGATCCATctcaagaaggaagagaagaaaaagacaaggctACGAGGAACCAAAATATCCAGCTGGCCGTAAGTTCCACAGATAACCAAGAGAGTCGTGACGGTCCTGCACTTCTGCATGATGCTGTCCACTGCCATCCGTACTCTCCCTTCAGAAacgggagggggaagggaagagtcaGACGCCATGTGTCCTGTATTGAGAAGCTAACCAAGATGGAGACTAGAGCGTCACCCACAAGTGAAGGCAGCAGCCTCCCAGAGGACCAAAGTAGCGTCAAAGCCCCTGAGCTCAGCACAGTCTATTGCACCCTGCCAAGAAAGCCGGCCAGCTTTCTCATACACGGCAGACAGCAAGAGAATAAGAAAATGGCTGCTTCAGTAAGGAATGGGCCACTTCCtttccaaataaaaaataaagtggatgcTCTGACTGGGAAGAGCACATCTGATAAACCCAGTTCTCCTAAGTCACTGAGTGATGCTTCAACTTCAATCACGGGGATGCCTGAAGCCACCAAGAAGATGACAGATATGAGAGCCATCAGGTCCGCTTCTGTTAGAAAAGGGCCGCTCCCTTTCCTCATCAAGAGGGCGATATCCTGTCCTTCCGGGGAGCCATGTACCTTGGCTGGAAGTGATGAAAGAGGAAAGTCACCAGTCCTGGACATGGATGCTTCCGCTGTAATGCCCAGGCCTTGGGGAAGAATCTTCAGTTCTCTGGAAGATAACTCATCATTTAGAGAGAGTACTTTCACCGAAAGACACAACCAAAAGGAACTTGCTCATGAACCCACTGGAAAGCTTGATGAGATGCCAGCCCCCAGAAAGAGCTCGTCCACCCTTTCAAACAAAAGCCCCCAGCCTCTGCGTGCAGACGCATCcgggaaagagagtgggaaggCACTACATAAGTTTAAGACAACTAGCATGTTCTCTGTTTCTGGTGATGAAGAGAACGTGAAATGTCTTGAGGTGGTTTCAATATATTATACTCTACCAAGGAAACCCAGCAAGAAATTCTGCAGCCTCCTTCAGCAGTATGCACAAGGTACAGATTCACTTCGAGACGCTTTTCATGGAGAGACCAAAGCATTTCCTAATGCTTTCGAAAGTGATGAGGTAGATTGTCCTGCCCAAGTGCAGTCGGGAATACCTCCACCACAAGACCTGAAGATGCAGGTTGACTCTGCTGCATGCTGTCATCCTCACAGCCCTGAAAATAAGGCTGTCTCCCAATTACCAAAGGAGGCGGCTTCCGAATCTACCTTGGAGGAAATGGCTTCTGTGGGGCCAGATGTTTCTCTTCAAAAGGGAGACCCTAAGACCAAAGAGCTTTCCCCAGGTAGCTTAGCTAAAACAAACACGGATGATTCGctaaggagaaaaaagagaggggggaaatTGCCAAGACAAATTCTGCAGAGCCCATCACTGCCTCAGGGAAAAAGTGTTGGAGCAGAAAACACTGAAAATCAGCAGCAGCCTTCTAAAGGAGGAGCTGGTGGGCCCCCTGGTCTCCCAGCCCACTCAGAAGGTAATGTGGAAAATTCTGGAGCATGTGCAGGTGGGACAGCCACTGTATCAACAGGCAACGGACGGTATCTTTGGAGAGATCACATGGCTGTAGTTGTAGATGAGAGTTCAAGTGGGTCACAGCCCCGGGAAGCCCGTGGGACAACTGGATCAGGCTGCCCAAACCTGGCTGATAAAACGCTTTCTGACTCAGAACCAGCCTttgctgtaaccccagcattgcaTAAGCTGCAGCTTGCTGAAGACACTCAGTCAGGAAGAGCAGATCTGCGGTCAGAACCCAGGCGGCCAGGAAGTCAGGAGACAAATACAGAGGAGATGAGGAAGGTTAAAGATGAAACACAGAAGTTGGCATGGGATCAGACTCTACTTCCTGGAGGAAATAATGAGAATAAAACCAACACGGGCGAGctagaagcaaaagaaaacagatactCCGGTAAACACAGACTGGCAGCCATGTCTAAAGCGAGCAGAAAAATCCCAGCTAAGGATTTAAGTCCCAGGAGACACATCGCCACTCTCTTCTCCCAAAGTGAAAGCAAATCTGGCTTTAGGGGGTTATCTCtttgcaggtcagaggacagcccacTGTCCCCTGAACCTACTGTAAAATCCACGGAGCCCCCAGATGAAAGCAGCCTGATGAATGTGGACAAATCTGAAACTCCTCTCCAAGCCACTGCAGTAGCCAACCCAGAGCCTCCTTGTCAGTCCTGCAGTCAGAGGTCTGCTAACATTTCACAACCACATCAGAGTGAGTCGAACACTGTCTTAGGAACACCATCAAAGAGTGAGGATCTGGGAGAGTCAGGAGCCCCACCTCGGCTCACGCTTACCAGCCCCGTAGAAAAAAGCGCTATCCATCAACAGAGGTtgagtcccccctcccccccggaaTCTGTGCAGAAATCTACAATAAACCCATCCCACGGTCAGCTGCGCCACTGGAGTGCCCCATCTCCAGAGTCAGAACCTGAGCCTCACCTCTACAGGTCCAAGAGTTTAAAAAACTTCAGTGTGCATGGTGACCGGCTGTGCACAAGCCATCCTCCCAAAGCCAGGGGGCGCCACTTCTCTGAAAACACTTCCATTGACTCTGCTCTCAGTCAGCTGTCCCTTGATGATGATGACTCGTCCCACAACAGTGCTTACAGCCGAAGGTTCAAGTCTTTTTCTGAGCTTCCCGCCTCCGATGAAAGTGAAAGTTGGGCTTTGTGTAACAATAGAACTAGATTGGGTCCCAAGTCCACCTCATCCATTTCCAGGCCTATTGACTATGGAATTTTTGGGAAAGAGCAGCAGTTGGCTTTCCTGGAGAATGTCAAGCGGTCACTCACACAAGGAAGATTATGGAAGCCAAGTTTCCTCAAGAACCCTGGCTTCCTCAAGGATGATGTCCTTAATGCTTCCAACCCGTCTCAGTCAGAGCCGGTGAATCCTGGTGGTCGGTCGCCAGAAGATGGCTTATTTCCAAGTGAACCACTTAATATCTACGAGGATGACCCAGTGGACTCAGAccgggacacagacacaaccacGGATGATGAGTACTACCTGGATGAAAATGATAAAGAGTCGGAACTATGA
- the Exph5 gene encoding exophilin-5 isoform X3 produces MLKPPLTYRLRKGMAKNDPMELQTSRSKNLINQKPSGSPRMSFRSSFASLFSFRRSGKEPLKLQSQRPKGCDDRVGPSVSVRDTTAAKIYNSPVGNQPITSVFVPKPAIMREESGVPPPWDSSPLESEFFQVLDDLDSKLAQEQSSGSVNTRVPFSYGSRTPFQHSPSSRNRHGHTTGRHQNYHSETSNMSIYDILRPGTPREGFKTFSPRTKTIYDMYRTREPRALKEDSMHKNTFGSTSLCFDGRQRSASPATGRFTARSLHFPAATQNKNSFTPVRHQQSPKRTPLSSIMWNRSDSSRHRQNREESLGAPSPMDIDPADQYVAPKCFQESRRYELYHSQSAYQSIPLNAPMDNAMSPDTLENSENMPFYHQNNPFARSFFSSTFRQSREQRFGQNSFWSQQKEHSFWSDLHQSRKTLPSDRDFEMISVEANRVPSVYNHGVPSQHWRPHSLDCGTYVFRGQEDPHCWRADLQTSPLESMDTSHVNENEFPPHFVTPDGFSMTSSSCHIQSSGLNYQQGHCPVDTAVDEEPRLCGKAHTLVSSFRTSFPLILDDRRASQSPSFQNSPVTLEKIIPNKPASLLIRNCTEVTVAGSHPTESLSLTETQPNTPVTEMNSEKDMNESVSGNEQLNKVGQKNKASGLPPPISQTVIANDLPDYQKAHSQHSTQNDRFGSNESATVSARRSPRVFSRKDTSQTLTPQRDKASQLKEIKGFPGSRKDDSSASLPFIREPGTLPSLPSPSQGCHQKTGSNEEGSSIIKNNHWCFESTATPKAESPGEAAIVDLERQQCPSTHSTNGSKHSVSQDSGDVPSGVPQDSLPLSDSFLDALLIPSTTMFSRRLSDQDPSQEGREEKDKATRNQNIQLAVSSTDNQESRDGPALLHDAVHCHPYSPFRNGRGKGRVRRHVSCIEKLTKMETRASPTSEGSSLPEDQSSVKAPELSTVYCTLPRKPASFLIHGRQQENKKMAASVRNGPLPFQIKNKVDALTGKSTSDKPSSPKSLSDASTSITGMPEATKKMTDMRAIRSASVRKGPLPFLIKRAISCPSGEPCTLAGSDERGKSPVLDMDASAVMPRPWGRIFSSLEDNSSFRESTFTERHNQKELAHEPTGKLDEMPAPRKSSSTLSNKSPQPLRADASGKESGKALHKFKTTSMFSVSGDEENVKCLEVVSIYYTLPRKPSKKFCSLLQQYAQGTDSLRDAFHGETKAFPNAFESDEVDCPAQVQSGIPPPQDLKMQVDSAACCHPHSPENKAVSQLPKEAASESTLEEMASVGPDVSLQKGDPKTKELSPGSLAKTNTDDSLRRKKRGGKLPRQILQSPSLPQGKSVGAENTENQQQPSKGGAGGPPGLPAHSEGNVENSGACAGGTATVSTGNGRYLWRDHMAVVVDESSSGSQPREARGTTGSGCPNLADKTLSDSEPAFAVTPALHKLQLAEDTQSGRADLRSEPRRPGSQETNTEEMRKVKDETQKLAWDQTLLPGGNNENKTNTGELEAKENRYSGKHRLAAMSKASRKIPAKDLSPRRHIATLFSQSESKSGFRGLSLCRSEDSPLSPEPTVKSTEPPDESSLMNVDKSETPLQATAVANPEPPCQSCSQRSANISQPHQSESNTVLGTPSKSEDLGESGAPPRLTLTSPVEKSAIHQQRLSPPSPPESVQKSTINPSHGQLRHWSAPSPESEPEPHLYRSKSLKNFSVHGDRLCTSHPPKARGRHFSENTSIDSALSQLSLDDDDSSHNSAYSRRFKSFSELPASDESESWALCNNRTRLGPKSTSSISRPIDYGIFGKEQQLAFLENVKRSLTQGRLWKPSFLKNPGFLKDDVLNASNPSQSEPVNPGGRSPEDGLFPSEPLNIYEDDPVDSDRDTDTTTDDEYYLDENDKESEL; encoded by the exons GTGTGATGACCGTGTAGGACCttctgtgtctgtgagggatACAACCGCG GCAAAAATATACAATTCACCGGTTGGGAATCAACCCATCACCAGTGTGTTTGTCCCTAAGCCAGCCATCATGAGGGAGGAGAGTGGCGTGCCTCCGCCCTGGGACTCTTCCCCGCTGGAAAGTGAGTTCTTCCAAG TTTTAGATGATTTGGACAGCAAGCTGGCTCAGGAACAATCTTCAGGCTCGGTAAACACCAGAGTGCCATTCAGCTACGGATCAAGAACACCGTTCCAACATTCTCCCTCGAGTAGGAACAGGCATGGTCATACCAcaggaaggcaccaaaactaccacAGTGAAACTTCCAACATGTCCATCTATGACATCCTGAGACCAGGAACTCCTAGAGAAGGCTTTAAAACCTTTTCTCCCAGGACAAAGACAATTTACGATATGTACAGGACCAGGGAGCCCAGAGCCTTAAAAGAGGACTCCATGCACAAGAATACGTTTGGCAGCACATCCTTGTGCTTCGACGGCCGGCAGCGATCAGCCTCACCAGCCACAGGGCGTTTTACTGCAAGGAGTTTACACTTTCCAGCCGCTACTCAAAACAAGAATAGTTTTACACCAGTAAGGCACCAGCAAAGCCCCAAAAGAACTCCTTTATCATCCATCATGTGGAATAGGTCAGATTCTTCCAGACATAGGCAGAATCGGGAAGAATCACTGGGGGCACCATCACCAATGGACATTGACCCTGCTGATCAGTATGTGGCTCCTAAGTGTTTTCAGGAGAGTAGGAGGTATGAGTTGTACCATTCACAGAGTGCTTACCAAAGCATCCCTTTAAATGCCCCCATGGACAATGCAATGAGTCCTGACACACTGGAGAACTCAGAGAATATGCCATTCTACCATCAGAATAACCCATTTGCAAGGTCTTTCTTTAGCAGTACCTTCagacagagcagagaacagagatTTGGACAGAATTCCTTTTGGAGCCAACAGAAAGAGCATTCTTTCTGGTCTGACTTACACCAGAGCAGGAAGACATTGCCTTCTGACAGGGACTTTGAAATGATTTCTGTTGAAGCAAATAGGGTACCATCTGTTTATAACCATGGTGTCCCTTCTCAACACTGGAGGCCACATTCTCTGGACTGTGGAACATATGTTTTCAGAGGTCAAGAGGATCCACATTGCTGGCGAGCTGATCTTCAAACATCCCCACTGGAGAGCATGGACACATCACATGTCAATGAGAACGAATTTCCACCCCACTTTGTCACACCAGATGGTTTTTCCATGACTAGCTCAAGCTGCCACATCCAATCTTCTGGGTTGAACTATCAGCAGGGCCACTGTCCTGTAGACACAGCTGTAGATGAGGAGCCTCGTCTGTGTGGCAAGGCTCACACTCTAGTATCCTCATTCAGAACTTCCTTCCCCCTGATTCTTGATGACAGAAGGGCTTCTCAGAGTCCCAGCTTCCAGAACTCCCCAGTTACTTTGGAGAAAATAATCCCTAATAAACCAGCTTCTCTTCTAATAAGAAACTGTACAGAAGTAACTGTGGCAGGTAGCCATCCCACTGAATCACTGTCTCTTACTGAAACCCAGCCCAACACCCCAGTCACAGAAATGAACAGTGAGAAAGACATGAATGAATCTGTTTCAGGAAATGAACAGCTAAACAAGGTGGGCCAGAAAAACAAGGCAAGTGGGTTACCCCCACCTATTTCACAGACAGTGATCGCTAATGATTTACCTGATTATCAAAAGGCCCACTCCCAACACTCAACCCAAAATGACAGGTTTGGCTCTAATGAATCTGCCACAGTAAGTGCCAGAAGGTCACCCAGGGTCTTTTCCAGGAAAGACACTTCCCAAACACTGACACCACAAAGAGATAAAGCTAGCCAACTGAAGGAAATTAAAGGTTTTCCTGGGAGCAGGAAAGATGACTCCTCAGCCTCCCTTCCTTTCATCCGAGAACCTGGAACGCTGCCATCTCTTCCCAGCCCAAGTCAAGGTTGTcaccagaaaacaggaagtaatgAAGAGGGTTCAAGCATCATTAAAAATAACCACTGGTGCTTTGAATCCACTGCTACCCCAAAAGCAGAGTCTCCAGGGGAGGCTGCTATTGTAGACCTCGAGCGACAACAATGTCCTTCCACCCATTCTACCAACGGCAGCAAGCACAGTGTCTCGCAGGACTCTGGAGATGTGCCATCAGGTGTGCCCCAAGATTCCTTACCGCTGAGTGATTCTTTCCTTGATGCCCTTTTGATACCTTCTACTACCATGTTCTCCAGGAGGCTTTCAGACCAAGATCCATctcaagaaggaagagaagaaaaagacaaggctACGAGGAACCAAAATATCCAGCTGGCCGTAAGTTCCACAGATAACCAAGAGAGTCGTGACGGTCCTGCACTTCTGCATGATGCTGTCCACTGCCATCCGTACTCTCCCTTCAGAAacgggagggggaagggaagagtcaGACGCCATGTGTCCTGTATTGAGAAGCTAACCAAGATGGAGACTAGAGCGTCACCCACAAGTGAAGGCAGCAGCCTCCCAGAGGACCAAAGTAGCGTCAAAGCCCCTGAGCTCAGCACAGTCTATTGCACCCTGCCAAGAAAGCCGGCCAGCTTTCTCATACACGGCAGACAGCAAGAGAATAAGAAAATGGCTGCTTCAGTAAGGAATGGGCCACTTCCtttccaaataaaaaataaagtggatgcTCTGACTGGGAAGAGCACATCTGATAAACCCAGTTCTCCTAAGTCACTGAGTGATGCTTCAACTTCAATCACGGGGATGCCTGAAGCCACCAAGAAGATGACAGATATGAGAGCCATCAGGTCCGCTTCTGTTAGAAAAGGGCCGCTCCCTTTCCTCATCAAGAGGGCGATATCCTGTCCTTCCGGGGAGCCATGTACCTTGGCTGGAAGTGATGAAAGAGGAAAGTCACCAGTCCTGGACATGGATGCTTCCGCTGTAATGCCCAGGCCTTGGGGAAGAATCTTCAGTTCTCTGGAAGATAACTCATCATTTAGAGAGAGTACTTTCACCGAAAGACACAACCAAAAGGAACTTGCTCATGAACCCACTGGAAAGCTTGATGAGATGCCAGCCCCCAGAAAGAGCTCGTCCACCCTTTCAAACAAAAGCCCCCAGCCTCTGCGTGCAGACGCATCcgggaaagagagtgggaaggCACTACATAAGTTTAAGACAACTAGCATGTTCTCTGTTTCTGGTGATGAAGAGAACGTGAAATGTCTTGAGGTGGTTTCAATATATTATACTCTACCAAGGAAACCCAGCAAGAAATTCTGCAGCCTCCTTCAGCAGTATGCACAAGGTACAGATTCACTTCGAGACGCTTTTCATGGAGAGACCAAAGCATTTCCTAATGCTTTCGAAAGTGATGAGGTAGATTGTCCTGCCCAAGTGCAGTCGGGAATACCTCCACCACAAGACCTGAAGATGCAGGTTGACTCTGCTGCATGCTGTCATCCTCACAGCCCTGAAAATAAGGCTGTCTCCCAATTACCAAAGGAGGCGGCTTCCGAATCTACCTTGGAGGAAATGGCTTCTGTGGGGCCAGATGTTTCTCTTCAAAAGGGAGACCCTAAGACCAAAGAGCTTTCCCCAGGTAGCTTAGCTAAAACAAACACGGATGATTCGctaaggagaaaaaagagaggggggaaatTGCCAAGACAAATTCTGCAGAGCCCATCACTGCCTCAGGGAAAAAGTGTTGGAGCAGAAAACACTGAAAATCAGCAGCAGCCTTCTAAAGGAGGAGCTGGTGGGCCCCCTGGTCTCCCAGCCCACTCAGAAGGTAATGTGGAAAATTCTGGAGCATGTGCAGGTGGGACAGCCACTGTATCAACAGGCAACGGACGGTATCTTTGGAGAGATCACATGGCTGTAGTTGTAGATGAGAGTTCAAGTGGGTCACAGCCCCGGGAAGCCCGTGGGACAACTGGATCAGGCTGCCCAAACCTGGCTGATAAAACGCTTTCTGACTCAGAACCAGCCTttgctgtaaccccagcattgcaTAAGCTGCAGCTTGCTGAAGACACTCAGTCAGGAAGAGCAGATCTGCGGTCAGAACCCAGGCGGCCAGGAAGTCAGGAGACAAATACAGAGGAGATGAGGAAGGTTAAAGATGAAACACAGAAGTTGGCATGGGATCAGACTCTACTTCCTGGAGGAAATAATGAGAATAAAACCAACACGGGCGAGctagaagcaaaagaaaacagatactCCGGTAAACACAGACTGGCAGCCATGTCTAAAGCGAGCAGAAAAATCCCAGCTAAGGATTTAAGTCCCAGGAGACACATCGCCACTCTCTTCTCCCAAAGTGAAAGCAAATCTGGCTTTAGGGGGTTATCTCtttgcaggtcagaggacagcccacTGTCCCCTGAACCTACTGTAAAATCCACGGAGCCCCCAGATGAAAGCAGCCTGATGAATGTGGACAAATCTGAAACTCCTCTCCAAGCCACTGCAGTAGCCAACCCAGAGCCTCCTTGTCAGTCCTGCAGTCAGAGGTCTGCTAACATTTCACAACCACATCAGAGTGAGTCGAACACTGTCTTAGGAACACCATCAAAGAGTGAGGATCTGGGAGAGTCAGGAGCCCCACCTCGGCTCACGCTTACCAGCCCCGTAGAAAAAAGCGCTATCCATCAACAGAGGTtgagtcccccctcccccccggaaTCTGTGCAGAAATCTACAATAAACCCATCCCACGGTCAGCTGCGCCACTGGAGTGCCCCATCTCCAGAGTCAGAACCTGAGCCTCACCTCTACAGGTCCAAGAGTTTAAAAAACTTCAGTGTGCATGGTGACCGGCTGTGCACAAGCCATCCTCCCAAAGCCAGGGGGCGCCACTTCTCTGAAAACACTTCCATTGACTCTGCTCTCAGTCAGCTGTCCCTTGATGATGATGACTCGTCCCACAACAGTGCTTACAGCCGAAGGTTCAAGTCTTTTTCTGAGCTTCCCGCCTCCGATGAAAGTGAAAGTTGGGCTTTGTGTAACAATAGAACTAGATTGGGTCCCAAGTCCACCTCATCCATTTCCAGGCCTATTGACTATGGAATTTTTGGGAAAGAGCAGCAGTTGGCTTTCCTGGAGAATGTCAAGCGGTCACTCACACAAGGAAGATTATGGAAGCCAAGTTTCCTCAAGAACCCTGGCTTCCTCAAGGATGATGTCCTTAATGCTTCCAACCCGTCTCAGTCAGAGCCGGTGAATCCTGGTGGTCGGTCGCCAGAAGATGGCTTATTTCCAAGTGAACCACTTAATATCTACGAGGATGACCCAGTGGACTCAGAccgggacacagacacaaccacGGATGATGAGTACTACCTGGATGAAAATGATAAAGAGTCGGAACTATGA